Within Hydrogenophaga sp. PAMC20947, the genomic segment TATGGCATTTGGTGCGCACGCTCGGGGCCAAAAGTGGCGAAAATACCGACAAACCTGTCTGCTTGTCGCTTTCTGTCCTGCCCGCCAGGCCGAAGGCCATCAGGCGCGGCCGATCGCTCCGCGGTCTGCCTTGTGTGGGGATCGGCTGCTCATTCGGTTGTTCCCATGTGTCCTTTTTCCCGATCTGTTGATCTGTTGTTGTCTCTACTGCCATGACGTCTCCTGCACTGTTGCCCATTTTGTGTTTCCCGGACCCGCGTTTGCACACGGTCGCCAAGCCTGTTGTGGCGGTGGACGCGCGCATTCGCGAGCTGATCGAGGGCATGTTTGCGACCATGTACGAGGCCAGTGGCATTGGTCTGGCGGCCACGCAGGTGGATGTGCACGAGCGCCTGGTGGTCATTGACGTGAGCGAAACACGCGATCAGCGCCTGGTGCTGATCAATCCCGAGATCGAATGGGCCAGCCCGGAAACCCGCAAGGGTGAAGAGGGTTGCCTGTCGGTGCCGGGCATTTATGACGGGGTGGAGCGCTCTGTGGCGGTGCGGGTGCGGGCCCAGGATGCCAACGGCGTTGTGCGCACGATCGAGGCGGAAGACATGCTGGCCGTGTGTATTCAGCACGAAATGGACCACCTGATGGGCAAGGTGTTTGTGGAGTACCTGTCGCCGCTGAAGCGCAGCCGCATCAAGAGCAAGATGGTGAAGGCCCAGCGCGAAGCGGAGCGGGACTGATGCGCTTGGCGGTCCGCACCATGGGCCTTGGCATCGCCATGCTGCTGGCGGGCTGTTCCCTCATGCCCGAGCGTGTGCCGTTGGGAGCCACCCGCAGCGAGATCGAAAACCGGCTCGGGCAGCCGACGTCTGTGTATGCGCTGGCTGATGGCACCCGGCTGCAGTACTCGCGCCAGCCCGCTGGCCAACAGGTTTACAACCTGGACCTCGATGGCAGCGGACACCTGCGCCAGACCGAGCAGGTGATGGCCGCCGCCTGGCTGCAACGCATTGAAGTCGGCCGCTGGACGCGTGAAACCGCCGAGTTGTATCTGGGCCGGCCAGCGCTGGTCGAGCGCGTGGCAAGCTGGGACGGCGACATTTGGACCTACCGCTTTCAGGAGATCACCGGCCCGCGCCAGGTTCACCTTCATCTGGACGCCGCTGGCGTGGTGCGG encodes:
- the def gene encoding peptide deformylase — translated: MTSPALLPILCFPDPRLHTVAKPVVAVDARIRELIEGMFATMYEASGIGLAATQVDVHERLVVIDVSETRDQRLVLINPEIEWASPETRKGEEGCLSVPGIYDGVERSVAVRVRAQDANGVVRTIEAEDMLAVCIQHEMDHLMGKVFVEYLSPLKRSRIKSKMVKAQREAERD